A window of Acinonyx jubatus isolate Ajub_Pintada_27869175 chromosome B2, VMU_Ajub_asm_v1.0, whole genome shotgun sequence genomic DNA:
TTCCACTTTTCTCAATCTGTGATGCCATCAAAGAATTTTGGGGGCTAATGCTGCTTTATTAACTTCCTGGTTCCTAAAGCCTCCAGAAAGCAGTAGAAAAGGTCAAGGTGTCTCCCATGCTAGCATGGGCAGAGGCTTTCAGAAAAACACACGGGCACACTGTGGTGTTCAGCCTCCCCCAGGCCTGAGCTTGGTCTCCTTGCACACTGGTTTTCACTTCTATATTGgtggttttttcttctttttgactgCTTGATATACATAGAGAGGAAGTAAGTTTGTCCTCAGTTGCTATTTTTGTCATGTTCCTCCTCACCTGTTAAAATCCCAGCTCCTCATGTATAGGAATACTCAGAAAATTAATGTGTAAATTTTCTCATTGTAATCCTTCATCCTTTTCTGCTAGGATGTTTGTACGGCGCTATTAATTACAGCCTTCAATTCCCTTGCTTGGAAGGATACTCTGTCCTGTCAGAGGACGACCACACAGCTCTGCTGGCCTCTGCTCAAACAAGTATGGTTATTCACCCCTTCTCACTCCTTATGAAAGGCTGGGGTCATGAGGATTGACTGAATCAGTTGGAAGAATCGGGTTGCTGGGGCTTTCAGAGAATAATCCTTTGGCCCTGAGCACAGCTGTGTCCCCAGGTGCTGTCGGGGACACTGCTCGCAGATGCTGTTACATGGCTTTTCACCAGCGTGCTGAAGGGCTTACAGACGCACGGGCAGCACGACGGCTGCATGGCTTCCCTGGTCCACTTGGCCTTCCAGATATACGAGGCACTGGTGAGTGCAGAAAGCACAGAGGCAGGGCTGGCTGCAGCTTCATGTTGAGGGGCCTGCTCCCAGGCAGTTGGGACTTCATAAAAGTAGACAGCTGCCCAAAGAGGTGGGTGTGGTGGGGTCATAAGAAAGGTGGCAAGGCCCAACCTACCCCATTGAGTGGTTTTATATCCCCACTCCACAGCGTCCCAGGTACCTGGAGATAAGAGCTGTGATGGAGCAGATTCCGGACATACAGAAGGACTCTCTGGACCAGTTTGACTGCAAGCTGTTGAACCCCTCTCTGCAGAAAGTGGCGGACAAGCGCCGGAAGGACCAATTCAAACGCCTCATTGCTGGCTGCATCGGGGTAGGTCATGCGCCTTCCCTGGTGCTCCCAGCTTGACCTACCCTAGTGGTCTTCTTAGACCATGTGTACAGGCAGACCGGACGCCAGCTGTAGTCATAATTTTTGAAACAACCCACTACTCGGGGCCCAGCAtcaattcttttcctttgttttccacaGAAACCCTTAGGAGAACAGTTCCGCAAAGAAGTCCACATTAAGAATCTTCCCtcacttttcaaaaaaacaaagccaatgcTGGAGACGGAGGTGCTGGACAACGAGGAGGGCGGCCTGGCCACCATCTTTGAACCCTGAATCAAACTTTTGGGCATTCTTCCTTGGCCTTTATTGtcatctcttcttccccttcatAGCTAATCTCTAGGCCCCTCTCCACCGCCACTTCACTTTCCACCATTGTCAGCCTGGAGAGAAATCCAGGTCTGGAGCTGGAGAGAGTGGGCTCTGTGCAAGGCACAAGTAATGATACCTAAGGTATCAAGAAAGGGAGTTTGCGCTCACACCATTCTGTCTAGATCTCCCATCATTCTACTTGGAGTTTCAccttttctaagaaagaaaagctaGAGCAGACTGGCCCTACTCCCCAAGCCCTCCCATCCCCATGTAGCCATACACCTGTGTAGAGGGGTCACTAGGGGTGCTACACCCAACACTGAGACTAGCGGGGCTTGCACAAGGGCTTGGTCCCGCACTGCTTACGCCAGAGTTTTGCCTGGGCCACTGCAAGCCCCACTGAGTCCCTTTGCTGCTGGGCTGGTGGAAAACCTTCCCCATCCCTCAGGGGCATGTCTGGGTCAGGTGCTGAGTGCTGAACTGAATCTGGCCAGTTTCCTTTCCGTTTTGAGCAAGAATCTGGTCACCTGATGGGATCCATGGTACAGACTACTGCTAGGCTCTGAATGCAGTGTCAAGTGTGGTACCATCAGGGACCAGGGCTGGGCCACTCTCTGGAGTACTTTCTGGCACCCCCTTATAGAGCTCATACGTATTCCATGCACAGTCCCTCAGTGTGGGTTCCCCAGCCCCAGGGTCCACTCAGGCATAAGAGCCACAGTACCCTATCTAGTGTCACGTGATGCCATTGGCATCTGAGGATAATGCACACCAGCTAGGCTATGTCTGTGACAAGCAGCTGGCAAAGCCACTGGTCTTCTCTCCTAGGACTAGTTGAGTCCAGGTGCCTTCAAAAATCTCCTGGTCTTTTGGGTCCCTGGTCACTTCTCTCATGGaccatttccagaagaaaaaatatgcctTCCTGTCACAACCTGTATTGCGAGGCTCCACTCTGTTCTCAAGGTCACTAGATGGCCCTGTAAGCAGAGGCGATGTGAATGCAAGACTCTAGCCTTGAGATCACTACTGGCCATATACAGGCTTCATTTATACAGAAACCATATAGAGTATGTCTGCATTCTGTACAGAGACCTGTCCTCAATCCAGTCCACTGATGACAGTTTTGGTAAGGACTGTGCAGAACAGCCTGGGCTCAAGCTCCACCTGTGAGCTGGTGGTCCCTGGGCAGGGTCGGAAAAAGGCCAACCTGGGGAAATGGGACTTGGAAGTTCTATGTAGCTGTTTCTATGGCACAGGTTTGCCCCATGCCCTCTTTCCGGGTGGTGCTTTGGGGTGCTTCCTATTGACTATGAAGGCCATCTCAAAGCATGTTTCCCTCCAAACTTGATGGCTGCCTACTCCTCTCTATGGTTGGGGCTGTGGAGGGCACAGTTGTATTTATTGTGCTGTAGTATTTTTAACATCCTGTGACTTCATGCTAGAAGTTTTCTATTGTTTATAGAACCTTTTTGTAGAAACATTAACTCTAAAGCACATCTGCATGTCAGTAAAAATCTCCGTTTCATACAGAAAGGTCCCCATCTGCCTTTTTCAAACCAGTGACATACTCTAGGGTCATTGCTCCGGAGCATCCTGCTAAAGGGACTGGACAGGAAGAATTGTGACCATGAACCTGCTGTCAAGCTTTCTCAAACAGCATGCCAGCCAGAAAAAGACCTCTATTCCTGACAGACCTAGACCAAGCAGCCCATACCACTCTCCCAGTGTTTTCTGTGGCCACTAGACTGGACTCTGAGGGACTGTCCAAATGGAACTGCTGCTGTTCCTTgtgtcactttttttaaaagattttttttttttttaaatgttctattatttatttctgagagagagggagacacagaatccaaagcagctccaggctctgagctgtcatcacagagcctgatgtggggcttgaactcacaaactgagatcacgacctgagtggaagtcagatgcttaaccaactgaaccacctaggcgcccctaaaagattttatttttaagtagcctctacacccaacatggggcatgaACTTACAATCCTGAGAACAAGAGTggcacgctctaccaactgaggcagctAGGTACCCATCCCTCCTTGTGTGACACCTGATAGCCATGTGACTTGATGGGTACGGACCACCCCTTTTCCTCAGAAACTTGTAGTAATCTAGGAAACAGATTAAGTGGCGCAAACAATTTTCTGTGGTCTGGCTGAGCCCCCAAAGACCACCTCAATTtggtaggtttttttgttttgttttacctgagcgtgaggaggggagagaatcttaagctggctccaccctcagcacagagctcaacgcggggcctgatcccacaaccctggcatcaggacctgaaccaaaaccaagaatcagacattcaactgagcctcccagacaccccTGGTATCTCTGATGAGGCTTCAGAGGACTTGGCCCTGACCTGCAGTAACACCGAACCCTGTGTTCCTAAGTGCCAAATAATGCCAAACCTCTTCTAAGGTGAGGCCCCATATATTGGGGCTAAAACTCCAGAAGTAGTCTCTggcaaaaagattttttatttggatgTGAGTTTATTTACATTAAGGCCTTACAAAGGCAGGAAGTCACATTTTGTGGCACATTTAACGAAATGTATTGACTGAAAATAAGGCTGGGATTGTCTCAGAAAACCCAGGACCTGCAGTCACACTGGACTCTAGCAGTCCTGTGACCAGCAAGTCAGGACCCAAAATCTTCAGCTAGGATACTTGAGTATCCAAACACAGCCATGCCGGTAAGTCCCATGCAAACCTCAGTCCATCTGAACTGCATCTAGTTCATCCAAGAACCGTTGGCACTTCCCCATCAGTACCTTGATGGCTTCACTCACTAGCACCTCTGGCGGCAACACCCCTGTTGACTCGACAGAAACTGGAAACCAAAGAGACACTTCAGCTCAGGCAGGGCTCGCAAAAGCTCCCGTATTAAGCTACGCAGACTCTACATCTGGACTCTACAAAGAAGCGGCAGCACCAAAGACCTGCCCCACTTCACCCTACGCCCCCAACCTGACACTCACAGATATAGTGGTCCCGAACTCGAGCAAGTCGTACAACCTTCTTTAGCTTCTCGTTCCGGAACACTTCTCTGCTGAAGGTATCTAGCCGGGGATTGGCAACTCTGGCCACCTTTTTACCTAGTGAAAACAAACCGTGTTCTAAATACACGAGCCCAGAGCTTTCACTTATGCTACCTTCACAGGAAATATACTTTAGGTCCTGACCTGAACGGGTATCCCAAATGTCATACCTTGGACTTCCTGCACCTCAATAACACCAGGCGAGAAGCACCGCCTCAGCTCCTCCGCTGCATCCCCTTCCACAGGCTCAAGCAGGGTGATGTCTGGCAGAAGCCTGTAACTGGCTGTTGCCACAGGTGAAAACTTGGCATGATCCTTGCCTGGAGGGAAGAGAGTAAAACAGCCTGGGGGGAAACCTTCACATTCTACAAACCCCTAACGGCAGAGGCCCACCAGCTTGCTCCTTGTTAGGACATCTCAGCTGAGCCCTTCAGTCACACCTCACTCCACTGTAATCAAACCACTCTGCCCAGGACAGCCAACAAAGTTCTTACCAATGCCCTTGACACAGTGCATGAGTAAGTCAATCTCCTGGCCAGGCCGTAGCTGAGCGATGAGAATATCATCATGCACTGGTCTGATCGTGCCCTCTGGGAAGAGGTCAGCCTGATTCCCCAGGGGCACCCATGTCATGTGCCTGGTGTACACTGGGGAAAGAAGCACATCAGAAAAGCCTCACTCCTTAAAACCAGCACCTACCAAGAAGTGGGCCTCTTGCTCGCCCTACCACTACTTACCTTTATGGTTCACATAGAGTTCATTGGGGTCAGAGGAATCTTTAGCAGCATGGGGGTTCCGAGTGCACCTGACCTGAAGCCGAAACTGTAGAGTATCTATCTCTGTACCTTCTTCATCTCCTGCACAAAGGGAGAAAGTAGAAGCTGTTAAAGAACTACTGAACATTTGGGTGCTAGGCACTATGCTGAGTGCATTAACTTAAATTTATCATTTAGTCTTCCGGACAAGTTACAGTAGGCAAGGGCAAGTGTTCACACAGATAAGAACAGATACACACCAAAAGATCAGTAACTTGCTCGAGGTCATACAGTAATCAatccaggatttgaacacaggcagtATGACTCCAGAATCTACTTCAGAAGAAAGCTGCTCCCATTTTcccaaaatttcattttctctctcaccttGGTTCCGATATTCAAAAAGACGGGGATCAGCATGAATGGGAATGAGCCCCAAGCGATGAGCAAGGATCTCATCCTGGACAATGGACGTGTTGTTGTACACCAGGACCTTTTCCACAGCCATGGTTGGCACCTGCCCAAGAAAACAGAATCGTTCTCCAACAAAGACCCTACAGATTCCCCATTTACTCCCACTTCCTGACAGGGGGACCTCTTCCTAAAAGAAGAATTGCTTAGTAAAAAGTGTATGAGGAATGCTCAGCAAAACTGCAAGAAAACTAAAGGAAAGGGGCACCTTGAGACAATTCTACAAGTATGGTGATGGCACAGTTTCCCACGCAACTCCACCTTTGTCACCAAAATAAATACCTCAGCTAATAAAATGCGCCGAAAAGCATTGGCAATGGCTGCATCAATTCCCACCATGTCAAACTCCAATGAGTTTTCATCCAAGTGCACTACATCCACACGGAAATTCTGCGGGGACAGAAAAAGCACTAAATGAAGCCTGCTCTCTGGAGTCAACACCTTCCCCCCTGGACATTCCTCCCAGTGTATTAACATTCGCACTCACCCAAGAACCTCCCTTTGACCAGGTGTCCCTGATAAATGTTCCTTTCTCCCCCAATCCCTTATTAGGCTCTTGAAAAGTTTCCCTGTTTTCATCCTCTACTTATGTAAAATTCTCTGTAATGTGGCTTCCAGCCCAACTATCCTCAGAAACTATTCTACTAGAGAATAGGCTTCCATACTGCTTAATGGAGTTGACATTACTCAATCCTTATCCTACTAGACTTCTCTGCTGCATTCAGCATTGATAGAATCCCTTCATTTTCGAACTCTGCCTTGACTTCTGAGTACCAATCTTCtggttctcttcctccttctctgacgAATccttctaaattcactttcttcgACCCACTTCACCAATGTCACTATTTCCCaggtttttctgtctctctccaagaTGACCTCAATCACACTCATGGTTTTAACAACCACATATActaaaaaaccccaaattataTCTCACTTCTGATCTCATTTCAAACACACCTAGTACTAGCCTGCTAAACTTCTCCATATACAGGAAACTTAAATGCAGCATCATTCCCTTCCCCTAGAT
This region includes:
- the POLR1C gene encoding DNA-directed RNA polymerases I and III subunit RPAC1 isoform X1, with translation MAAAQAVEEMRTRVVLGEFGVRNVHTTDFPGNYSGYDDAWDQDRFEKNFRVDVVHLDENSLEFDMVGIDAAIANAFRRILLAEVPTMAVEKVLVYNNTSIVQDEILAHRLGLIPIHADPRLFEYRNQGDEEGTEIDTLQFRLQVRCTRNPHAAKDSSDPNELYVNHKVYTRHMTWVPLGNQADLFPEGTIRPVHDDILIAQLRPGQEIDLLMHCVKGIGKDHAKFSPVATASYRLLPDITLLEPVEGDAAEELRRCFSPGVIEVQEVQGKKVARVANPRLDTFSREVFRNEKLKKVVRLARVRDHYIFSVESTGVLPPEVLVSEAIKVLMGKCQRFLDELDAVQMD
- the POLR1C gene encoding DNA-directed RNA polymerases I and III subunit RPAC1 isoform X2 gives rise to the protein MVGIDAAIANAFRRILLAEVPTMAVEKVLVYNNTSIVQDEILAHRLGLIPIHADPRLFEYRNQGDEEGTEIDTLQFRLQVRCTRNPHAAKDSSDPNELYVNHKVYTRHMTWVPLGNQADLFPEGTIRPVHDDILIAQLRPGQEIDLLMHCVKGIGKDHAKFSPVATASYRLLPDITLLEPVEGDAAEELRRCFSPGVIEVQEVQGKKVARVANPRLDTFSREVFRNEKLKKVVRLARVRDHYIFSVESTGVLPPEVLVSEAIKVLMGKCQRFLDELDAVQMD